In Candidatus Roseilinea sp., one DNA window encodes the following:
- a CDS encoding bifunctional folylpolyglutamate synthase/dihydrofolate synthase, with protein sequence MLQPTPRPSSSIIEDFASAVAYIHGLDRVDTPQHTHAYAFQHGIDRTRHLLERLGGAPTATTRCVLVAGSKGKGSTVTMLSAALSAAGYRVGVFTGPHLHSPLERFTISQHGWPALMPEAHFTEYAAQIERIVEAWDCPELGLPTRFEAFTAMAYRWFEAQAVDIAVMEIGIGGRHDAVNLAEPMVSVITNISLEHTQMLGRTLAEIAHAKAGVLRAHGAGVIAPQQDEVKRVILEEAQRLGNTGRLYFAEACCTVECVGVQIGVTAGESGQWLRVRLQETCADAAAGASDGCEPMFCPLLGRYQLENAATAITAVQALRTRGYRVTDADLRRGFAGLRWPGRFEVLRRDPLIIADGAHTPYSMSQLCASLQEYFPDRRIHFVIGALRDKDVRGIIQEAARVAASLIFTDMDVRRAVPAEQLLATWQALNPSTTDPQSDPQNGRIYLQASTAVDVSSAIRQAQARADCNDVVCVAGSLHLAALAAERIEDL encoded by the coding sequence ATGCTGCAACCCACACCTCGTCCTTCGTCCTCCATCATTGAAGACTTCGCATCCGCGGTTGCCTACATCCATGGACTAGATCGCGTGGACACGCCGCAACACACGCATGCCTACGCCTTCCAGCACGGCATTGACCGGACGCGCCATCTGCTGGAACGGTTGGGGGGCGCGCCGACGGCGACGACGCGATGCGTCCTCGTCGCCGGATCGAAAGGCAAAGGCAGCACCGTGACGATGCTCTCGGCGGCGCTCAGCGCGGCAGGCTATCGCGTGGGCGTCTTCACCGGCCCGCACCTGCACTCGCCGCTGGAGCGCTTCACCATCAGCCAGCACGGCTGGCCGGCGCTCATGCCGGAGGCGCATTTCACCGAATACGCTGCACAGATCGAGCGCATCGTCGAAGCGTGGGACTGCCCCGAACTGGGCCTGCCGACGCGCTTCGAGGCATTCACGGCGATGGCCTATCGCTGGTTCGAAGCACAGGCCGTGGACATCGCCGTGATGGAGATCGGCATCGGCGGACGGCACGACGCGGTCAACCTGGCCGAGCCGATGGTGTCGGTCATTACCAACATCAGCCTGGAGCATACGCAGATGCTCGGCCGCACGCTGGCCGAGATCGCGCACGCCAAAGCCGGTGTCCTGCGCGCCCACGGCGCGGGGGTGATCGCGCCGCAGCAGGACGAGGTCAAGCGCGTCATCCTCGAGGAAGCACAACGGCTGGGCAACACCGGACGGCTCTACTTCGCCGAGGCATGTTGCACGGTGGAATGCGTCGGCGTCCAAATCGGAGTGACCGCCGGCGAAAGCGGACAGTGGCTGCGTGTCCGGCTGCAGGAGACGTGCGCCGATGCGGCTGCCGGGGCGAGCGATGGCTGCGAGCCGATGTTCTGCCCATTGCTAGGCCGCTATCAGCTCGAAAACGCAGCGACGGCGATCACGGCGGTGCAAGCGCTGCGTACCCGGGGCTATCGTGTCACCGACGCCGACCTGCGTCGAGGCTTTGCCGGCCTGCGCTGGCCGGGGCGGTTCGAGGTGCTGCGTCGCGATCCACTCATCATCGCCGATGGCGCGCACACCCCGTACTCGATGAGCCAACTGTGCGCCTCGCTCCAGGAGTACTTCCCCGACCGCCGTATCCACTTCGTCATCGGCGCGCTGCGCGACAAGGATGTGCGTGGCATCATCCAAGAAGCGGCGCGCGTCGCCGCGTCCCTTATCTTCACCGATATGGACGTGCGCCGCGCCGTGCCGGCTGAGCAACTCCTCGCAACGTGGCAGGCGCTCAATCCATCCACAACCGATCCCCAGAGCGATCCACAGAACGGCCGGATTTATCTCCAGGCATCCACCGCAGTAGACGTTTCGTCGGCTATTCGTCAAGCACAGGCACGCGCGGATTGCAACGATGTTGTCTGTGTTGCGGGATCGCTGCATCTTGCAGCCCTCGCAGCAGAAAGAATAGAAGACCTTTAA
- a CDS encoding LytR family transcriptional regulator, whose translation MANLVVCRTRRSPFVAQSLDMGPNLPSPRRRSRLNWFAVFIVVGVALLVLPVAGLLALRVASDLTRRMEQVVNGGQAAPLDLPEIGVWQGKERITILLLGIDQRPGEDPESARTDAMMLLTLDPVARTAGMLSIPRDLYVPLPDRGQDRINTAHVYGGPEYAMRAVEYNFGVPVHHYVRVNFAALIALIDLVGGVEVYNDRDIFDATYPDDAYGYEPFALPAGWHVLDGRTALKYVRTRHGASDFERVRRQQQILLALREKLHTTDAATKVLPQIPQILQALSGAIQTDLNTVEIAQLVLMVKDIPDDRIARVAIDETAVQPWTTPQGGNVLIPVRERVRELRELFYNPPVAAQPEAPAPAGPMRISIQNGTLLRGLAAGTKAYLEGRGFIVESIADAPQRYPRTVIVDYRGQPDLAQRLATELGLPLTSVATVSDPDSPLDALVILGDDFQPK comes from the coding sequence ATGGCGAACCTGGTGGTTTGCCGAACTCGGCGCTCGCCTTTCGTTGCTCAATCGCTCGACATGGGTCCGAATCTACCGTCGCCGCGACGGCGTAGTCGCTTGAACTGGTTTGCCGTCTTCATCGTTGTTGGCGTCGCGTTGCTGGTGCTGCCGGTCGCCGGACTGCTCGCTTTGCGCGTGGCGAGTGACTTGACCCGCCGCATGGAGCAGGTCGTCAACGGCGGTCAGGCGGCACCTCTCGACCTGCCGGAGATCGGCGTATGGCAGGGCAAAGAGCGCATCACCATCTTGCTATTGGGCATAGACCAGCGGCCCGGCGAAGATCCCGAGTCGGCCCGCACCGACGCGATGATGCTGCTCACGCTCGACCCTGTGGCACGCACGGCGGGCATGCTGAGCATCCCGCGCGACCTGTATGTGCCGCTGCCGGATCGCGGTCAAGATCGCATCAACACGGCCCACGTCTACGGCGGCCCCGAATACGCGATGCGCGCCGTTGAATACAACTTCGGTGTCCCCGTCCACCACTATGTGCGGGTGAACTTCGCGGCGCTCATCGCGCTGATTGACTTAGTAGGCGGCGTCGAGGTCTATAACGATCGCGATATCTTCGACGCGACCTATCCCGACGATGCTTATGGCTACGAGCCGTTCGCGTTGCCGGCCGGCTGGCACGTGCTGGACGGCCGTACTGCGCTGAAATATGTGCGCACGCGACACGGCGCGAGCGACTTCGAGCGCGTCCGCCGGCAGCAACAGATCCTGCTCGCCCTGCGTGAGAAGCTGCACACGACCGACGCAGCCACCAAGGTGCTGCCGCAGATTCCTCAGATCTTGCAAGCGCTCAGCGGCGCCATCCAGACCGACCTGAATACGGTCGAGATCGCCCAGCTCGTGCTGATGGTCAAGGACATCCCTGACGATCGCATCGCGCGTGTGGCGATTGACGAGACGGCGGTGCAGCCATGGACGACACCGCAGGGCGGCAACGTGCTCATCCCGGTTCGCGAGCGCGTGCGCGAGTTGCGCGAGCTGTTCTACAACCCACCGGTCGCGGCGCAACCAGAAGCGCCCGCGCCGGCCGGCCCGATGCGCATCTCCATCCAGAACGGCACGCTGCTGAGGGGGCTGGCAGCCGGGACGAAGGCCTACCTCGAAGGTCGCGGCTTCATCGTGGAGAGCATCGCCGACGCGCCCCAGCGCTACCCGCGCACGGTCATCGTGGACTATAGGGGACAGCCGGACCTGGCCCAGCGCCTGGCCACCGAACTGGGGTTACCGCTGACGAGCGTCGCCACCGTGTCCGACCCGGACAGCCCGCTCGATGCGCTTGTTATCCTGGGAGACGACTTCCAGCCAAAATAG
- a CDS encoding galactose-1-phosphate uridylyltransferase yields MNRSLPHRRYNPLTDEWILVSPQRATRPWLGAVERIAQARRPEYDPACYLCPGNTRANGAVNPHYTGIFVFDNDFPALLQIENANLKIESEEQPPSVSQFSIFNSQLETGVCRVICFSPRHDLTLAELPVTQIRAVVDTWIAQCEELGARDDIAYIQLFENKGEMMGASNPHPHGQLWATRHIPTEIAKETRGQLRYLTGRCGCDGETAGQGDMEQLGASPSGLPLLLDYLEIERQAGERIIFENAHFVCLVPFWAIWPFETMILPKRHVRQMVELTAPERDALADALKRITTRYDNLFEVAFPYTMGVHQAPYDGEPHEEWQMHLHFYPPLLRSATVRKFMVGYEMLAQPQRDLTAEQAAERLRGLSEVRFV; encoded by the coding sequence ATGAACCGTTCGCTGCCGCATCGCCGTTACAACCCGCTCACCGATGAGTGGATCTTGGTCTCGCCCCAGCGCGCAACGCGCCCGTGGTTAGGCGCCGTGGAAAGGATCGCCCAGGCGCGCCGGCCCGAATACGACCCGGCGTGCTATTTGTGCCCAGGCAACACACGCGCCAATGGCGCGGTCAACCCACACTACACCGGCATCTTCGTCTTCGACAACGACTTCCCTGCCCTGCTCCAAATTGAAAATGCAAACTTGAAAATTGAAAGTGAAGAGCAGCCGCCTTCCGTTTCTCAATTTTCAATTTTCAATTCTCAATTGGAAACCGGCGTATGTCGTGTGATCTGCTTCTCACCCCGCCACGACCTGACGCTGGCCGAGCTGCCGGTCACGCAGATCCGCGCTGTGGTGGATACTTGGATCGCGCAGTGCGAGGAACTCGGCGCGCGCGACGACATCGCCTACATCCAATTGTTCGAGAACAAGGGCGAGATGATGGGCGCGAGCAATCCACATCCGCATGGCCAGCTATGGGCTACGCGCCACATCCCCACGGAGATTGCGAAGGAGACGCGCGGGCAGTTGCGTTATCTGACGGGCCGGTGCGGCTGCGATGGGGAGACAGCGGGACAAGGGGACATGGAGCAACTGGGAGCTTCACCGTCCGGCCTTCCGCTTTTGCTCGATTACCTGGAGATCGAGCGCCAGGCAGGTGAGCGCATCATCTTCGAGAACGCGCATTTCGTCTGCCTCGTCCCGTTCTGGGCGATTTGGCCATTCGAGACGATGATCCTGCCGAAGCGGCACGTACGCCAGATGGTCGAGCTGACAGCGCCGGAGCGCGATGCCTTGGCCGACGCGCTCAAGCGCATCACCACCCGCTACGACAACTTGTTCGAAGTGGCGTTCCCCTACACGATGGGTGTGCACCAGGCGCCCTACGACGGCGAGCCACATGAGGAATGGCAGATGCACCTGCACTTCTATCCACCGCTGTTGCGCAGCGCCACGGTGAGGAAGTTCATGGTCGGCTACGAGATGCTGGCGCAGCCGCAGCGCGACCTGACCGCCGAACAGGCTGCCGAACGCTTGCGGGGGTTGAGCGAGGTGCGGTTTGTGTAG
- the glpQ gene encoding hypothetical protein, with protein MPAMNHWLNPIDRPLIIGHRGASAHAPENTLAAFVLAVAQGADGIELDVMRCATGEVVVIHDDTVDRTTNGTGWVRRMSLAELRKLDAGNGERIPTLDEVIVVTAGAARPCLLNIEVKNYATPFDGLEKQVVEIVRQHGCEDRVLFSSFNPLTVRRLAQLAPDVPRGILYHHDMPIHLRDVWMAPLVPHEFRHPDIRFITPEYVTKLKAQGKRVNTWTANDRADIARAAASGVHGIIGDSPLTMREVLGI; from the coding sequence ATGCCGGCGATGAACCATTGGCTGAATCCGATAGATCGTCCACTCATCATCGGCCACCGCGGCGCGAGCGCGCATGCGCCGGAGAACACCCTGGCCGCGTTCGTGCTGGCCGTGGCACAGGGGGCGGATGGCATCGAGCTGGACGTGATGCGTTGCGCAACCGGCGAAGTGGTCGTCATCCATGACGACACGGTGGATCGCACGACGAACGGCACGGGCTGGGTGCGCCGGATGTCGCTGGCCGAACTGCGCAAGTTGGATGCGGGCAACGGCGAACGCATCCCGACGCTCGACGAAGTCATCGTCGTCACCGCCGGCGCGGCGCGCCCCTGCTTGCTGAACATCGAGGTGAAGAACTACGCCACGCCGTTCGACGGCCTGGAGAAGCAGGTCGTCGAAATAGTCAGGCAGCATGGCTGCGAAGACCGCGTGTTGTTTTCTTCGTTCAACCCGTTGACGGTGCGCCGGTTGGCGCAGCTGGCGCCCGACGTCCCGCGTGGCATTCTGTATCACCACGACATGCCCATCCACCTGCGCGACGTGTGGATGGCGCCGCTCGTGCCACACGAGTTCCGCCACCCCGACATCCGCTTCATCACACCGGAGTATGTGACAAAGTTGAAGGCGCAAGGCAAACGAGTGAACACATGGACGGCTAATGATCGAGCGGATATCGCCCGTGCGGCTGCGAGCGGTGTGCACGGCATCATCGGCGATTCGCCGCTCACGATGCGCGAGGTGCTGGGCATCTGA
- a CDS encoding decaprenyl-phosphate phosphoribosyltransferase, which yields MTGDPPQSHIIARMESNEAVAAPPHVGRVALGLLRSMRPKQWTKNIFIFAALVFDGKLFQPGPLINTLIGFVVLCLLSSAVYLINDCADVNADRAHPVKRNRPIARGDVPIPLAIAWAAVLIVASLAVAFTLNLTFGAIALTYLATATLYTFKVKHVVILDVIFLAAGFVLRVAAGTPLVDAERFSPWLYTCMGLLALLIGFGKRRAELIELDGRSTTRAALDHYSLPLLDQIIAIVTGALVVSYTFYTFSAPQLPLNHTMMLTVPFVVYGLFRYLYLVHVRGEGGAPDELALRDRPLQITFVLWALAAIAVLYWTK from the coding sequence ATGACCGGCGACCCGCCACAATCGCATATCATTGCCCGCATGGAATCGAACGAGGCGGTTGCCGCGCCGCCGCACGTCGGCCGTGTTGCGCTAGGACTGTTGCGCAGCATGCGCCCCAAACAGTGGACGAAGAACATCTTCATCTTTGCGGCGCTCGTGTTCGACGGCAAGCTCTTCCAGCCCGGCCCACTCATCAACACGCTCATCGGCTTCGTAGTGCTGTGTTTGCTGTCGTCGGCAGTGTACCTGATCAACGACTGCGCCGACGTAAACGCCGACCGCGCCCATCCGGTCAAGCGCAATCGCCCCATCGCGCGCGGCGACGTGCCGATCCCGCTGGCCATTGCCTGGGCAGCGGTGCTGATCGTCGCCTCGCTCGCCGTCGCGTTCACCTTGAACCTCACGTTCGGCGCCATCGCGCTCACCTATCTGGCCACGGCCACACTGTATACGTTCAAGGTCAAGCACGTGGTCATCTTGGACGTGATCTTCCTGGCTGCCGGCTTCGTGTTGCGCGTGGCAGCCGGCACGCCGCTCGTGGATGCCGAACGCTTCTCGCCGTGGCTCTACACTTGCATGGGGTTGCTGGCGCTGCTGATCGGCTTCGGCAAACGGCGCGCCGAGCTGATCGAGCTGGACGGGCGCTCGACGACGCGCGCCGCGCTCGATCATTACTCCCTGCCTCTGCTCGACCAGATCATCGCCATCGTCACCGGCGCGCTGGTCGTGTCATACACCTTCTATACCTTCTCGGCGCCGCAGTTGCCGCTCAACCACACCATGATGTTGACTGTGCCGTTCGTTGTTTACGGCCTGTTCCGCTATCTCTACCTGGTTCACGTAAGAGGTGAAGGCGGTGCGCCCGATGAACTGGCGCTGAGGGATCGCCCGCTGCAGATCACGTTCGTGTTGTGGGCGTTAGCGGCGATTGCGGTGCTCTACTGGACGAAGTAG
- a CDS encoding gluconolactonase — protein MEYELELIADYACECGEGPLWHPMEKRVYWLDILNPRMFWYEPATGRHAQFDVGRVVGGFTIQADGALLLFMDRGSVATWKNGKLRTIIEELPEERETRFNDVFADSRGRVFCGTMPTKDRLGRLYRLDRDGSIHTLLDGILCSNGMGLTLDRKHLYYTDSEAYTIYLFDYDEATGGLSNRRVFVKHGPEDGLPDGMTVDAQGNVWSAHWDSSCLIRYDRNGKETLRIPFPARKVSSVIFGGDDYRDMYVTTAGGENKAEEGHGAGALFRLRVPGVRGLPEYLSRILL, from the coding sequence ATGGAATACGAGCTGGAGTTGATCGCCGATTATGCCTGCGAGTGCGGCGAAGGGCCGCTGTGGCATCCGATGGAGAAGCGCGTGTATTGGCTGGACATCCTGAACCCGCGCATGTTCTGGTATGAGCCGGCGACCGGCCGGCATGCGCAGTTCGATGTCGGCCGCGTGGTCGGTGGCTTCACCATCCAGGCCGATGGGGCGCTGCTGTTGTTCATGGATCGCGGCTCGGTCGCGACGTGGAAGAACGGCAAGCTGCGCACGATCATCGAGGAGTTGCCGGAAGAACGCGAGACGCGCTTCAATGACGTGTTCGCCGATTCGCGCGGGCGCGTGTTCTGCGGCACCATGCCGACGAAGGATCGGCTTGGCCGGCTGTATCGCCTCGACCGCGACGGCTCGATCCACACGCTGCTCGACGGCATCCTCTGCTCCAACGGCATGGGCTTGACGCTCGACCGCAAGCATCTGTACTACACCGACAGCGAGGCATATACCATCTACCTGTTCGACTATGACGAAGCGACGGGTGGGCTCAGCAACCGGCGCGTCTTCGTCAAGCACGGGCCGGAGGACGGCCTGCCGGACGGCATGACCGTGGACGCGCAGGGCAACGTGTGGTCGGCCCACTGGGACAGTAGTTGTCTGATCCGCTACGACCGCAACGGTAAAGAGACGCTGCGCATCCCCTTCCCGGCCAGGAAGGTGTCGTCGGTGATCTTCGGCGGCGATGATTACCGCGACATGTACGTCACGACGGCCGGCGGAGAGAACAAAGCAGAGGAAGGACACGGCGCCGGCGCGTTGTTCCGCCTGCGCGTTCCCGGCGTTCGCGGCTTGCCAGAATATCTCTCGCGCATCTTGCTGTAA
- a CDS encoding VOC family protein: MSYSIRTCLWFRDGRGLEAAEFYCSLIPGSRVEETSVVDNPGYGSSTIINFSLGGVPYQILDAGPYFTLTEAVSISVETADQAETDRLWAALTANGGEEGPCGWLKDRYGVSWQIFPKRLTELTLHADKNVAAKAIAAMMKQKKIDIAAIETAVRG, from the coding sequence GTGTCCTACTCTATCCGCACCTGCCTCTGGTTCCGCGACGGGCGTGGGCTCGAGGCAGCAGAATTCTACTGTTCGCTGATTCCAGGTAGCCGGGTCGAGGAAACCTCTGTTGTCGATAATCCCGGATATGGCAGTTCCACGATAATCAACTTCTCGCTGGGCGGAGTGCCCTATCAGATTCTCGATGCTGGACCGTATTTCACGCTGACTGAGGCAGTGTCCATTTCGGTTGAGACAGCCGACCAGGCCGAGACCGATAGGCTCTGGGCTGCGCTGACCGCAAATGGTGGCGAGGAAGGCCCCTGCGGCTGGCTGAAAGACCGCTACGGAGTGTCGTGGCAGATTTTCCCGAAGCGGTTGACGGAATTGACGCTGCATGCGGACAAGAATGTGGCGGCCAAGGCAATAGCGGCGATGATGAAACAGAAGAAGATCGACATCGCCGCAATTGAAACAGCGGTTCGTGGCTAG
- a CDS encoding VOC family protein: protein MQKVTTFLMFVGPVAGQAEEAITLYTSLFENSEIVHIQRRGPNDWGEAEGSVEHAVFTLNGQEFMAMDSSAGHAFNFTPSISLFVRCASEAEIDAVYTKLSEGGQVLMPLDEYPFSKKFCWLNDKYGVSWQLTLTEGHDAS, encoded by the coding sequence ATGCAAAAAGTAACGACCTTTCTCATGTTCGTCGGCCCTGTCGCCGGCCAAGCCGAGGAAGCGATCACGCTGTACACCTCGCTGTTCGAGAATTCTGAAATTGTCCACATACAACGCCGCGGCCCGAACGACTGGGGCGAAGCCGAGGGCAGCGTGGAGCATGCCGTCTTCACCCTAAACGGCCAGGAGTTCATGGCCATGGACAGCAGCGCGGGACACGCGTTCAACTTTACGCCATCCATATCGCTGTTCGTGCGTTGCGCCAGCGAGGCCGAGATTGACGCTGTGTATACCAAGCTGTCCGAAGGCGGCCAGGTGCTGATGCCCTTGGATGAATACCCCTTTAGCAAGAAGTTTTGCTGGCTGAACGACAAATACGGCGTGTCATGGCAGTTGACCTTGACGGAGGGCCATGATGCATCGTGA
- a CDS encoding deaminase, translating to MSKVFVNIALSLDGYMAPEGMTMEHWDEPEFKNWGAKWSALMGWIFDQQYFRHNLKLGPGGETGPVNDMLRHTAERTGVHIMGKRMFDGGERGWPEEAPFHTPVFVLTHEKREPWVRPGGTTFYFVNDGPERALEQAREAAGGRDIRIAGGADVIQQYLNLGVIDELEIALAPVLFGGGRRLFENLHEPLPRFRIDKVLDSPTATHLRYVRE from the coding sequence ATGAGCAAGGTATTCGTCAACATCGCCCTCAGCCTTGATGGCTACATGGCGCCGGAAGGGATGACTATGGAGCATTGGGACGAGCCCGAGTTCAAGAACTGGGGCGCGAAGTGGAGCGCGCTGATGGGCTGGATCTTCGATCAGCAGTACTTCCGCCACAATCTCAAGCTTGGCCCCGGCGGAGAGACCGGTCCGGTCAATGACATGCTTCGCCACACTGCAGAGCGCACCGGCGTCCACATCATGGGCAAGCGCATGTTCGATGGCGGCGAGCGCGGCTGGCCAGAGGAAGCACCGTTTCACACGCCGGTATTCGTCCTCACCCACGAGAAGCGCGAACCCTGGGTCCGCCCCGGCGGGACGACCTTCTACTTCGTCAACGATGGCCCGGAGCGCGCGCTGGAGCAGGCGCGTGAAGCTGCGGGCGGTCGCGATATCCGCATCGCGGGCGGTGCGGATGTGATCCAGCAATACTTGAACTTGGGCGTCATTGACGAGCTGGAAATCGCCCTAGCGCCGGTGCTGTTCGGCGGTGGAAGACGTCTCTTCGAGAACCTGCATGAACCCTTGCCGCGCTTCAGAATTGACAAGGTGCTCGATAGCCCAACGGCTACGCACTTGCGCTATGTGCGTGAGTAA
- a CDS encoding dihydrofolate reductase, translating into MRDLVIHEFISLDGVIQAPGGKYEDTDGGFAHGGWTIPYWHDDIGAHFDQVFSQADTLLLGRKTWQIHGSAFEQMAGDPFADAMNAMSKVVVSTTLESPSLWRNSTLIRDNVVEEIRKLKARPGKNILLDGSSVLAHTLLENDLVDEIDLHVYPISLGSGKKLFPEGKRVDLRLVESSFTPTGVVFMRYRRA; encoded by the coding sequence ATGCGAGACCTCGTTATTCACGAGTTCATCTCACTCGACGGCGTGATCCAGGCGCCGGGCGGAAAGTACGAAGACACCGACGGTGGTTTCGCCCACGGCGGCTGGACGATCCCGTATTGGCACGACGACATCGGCGCGCACTTCGACCAGGTATTCAGTCAGGCCGACACGCTGCTGCTGGGACGTAAGACGTGGCAGATTCACGGCAGCGCGTTCGAGCAGATGGCGGGCGATCCATTTGCTGATGCAATGAATGCCATGTCGAAGGTCGTGGTCTCGACCACGCTCGAATCGCCGTCGCTGTGGCGCAACTCCACCCTCATTCGCGACAACGTGGTCGAAGAGATTCGCAAGCTCAAGGCGCGACCGGGCAAGAACATCCTCTTGGACGGTAGCAGCGTGCTGGCGCACACACTGCTCGAAAACGATCTGGTGGACGAGATAGACTTGCACGTCTACCCGATCTCACTGGGCAGCGGCAAGAAGCTCTTCCCGGAGGGCAAACGTGTTGACCTCAGGCTCGTGGAGTCGTCGTTCACACCTACCGGCGTTGTGTTCATGCGCTATCGCCGCGCCTGA
- the selD gene encoding selenide, water dikinase yields the protein MLRPLQNRFRPEDHPDLLIGLGQPDDAAVYRLSDQHAIVQTVDFFTPVVDDPYAYGAIAAANAMSDVYAMGGEVLFALNIAALPDDLPAEVVSEILRGGADKVAEAGTVIAGGHTIKDKEPKYGLCVTGIVNPAEMMAKGGAKPGDVLVLTKPLGVGVVTTAIKRDLADPAHVDAAVTSMLRLNRNAARAARKVGARGGTDITGFGLLGHALEMANGAGVGFRFSWNALPFLPGALEYGQDWVFPGGAATNEATYRHQVQFDPALESWQRMMIFDPETSGGLLIAVAASKADALVHELQADGDEAFIIGEVVEGSGILVTR from the coding sequence GTGTTGCGTCCGCTTCAGAATCGTTTTCGGCCTGAAGACCATCCCGATCTGTTGATCGGCCTCGGCCAACCGGACGATGCTGCTGTGTATCGTCTGTCGGATCAACACGCCATCGTCCAGACGGTGGACTTCTTCACGCCGGTCGTGGATGACCCGTATGCCTACGGCGCGATTGCCGCGGCTAATGCCATGAGCGACGTGTACGCCATGGGCGGCGAGGTGCTCTTTGCGCTCAACATCGCCGCGCTGCCGGACGATCTGCCCGCCGAGGTCGTGAGCGAGATCTTGCGCGGCGGGGCGGATAAGGTGGCCGAGGCCGGCACCGTCATTGCCGGCGGCCATACCATCAAAGACAAAGAGCCGAAATACGGCCTGTGCGTCACCGGCATTGTCAATCCGGCGGAGATGATGGCCAAAGGCGGCGCGAAGCCGGGCGATGTGCTCGTGCTGACCAAGCCGCTCGGCGTCGGCGTGGTGACCACGGCCATCAAGCGCGACTTGGCCGATCCGGCGCACGTGGACGCTGCGGTGACCAGCATGTTGCGCCTGAATCGCAATGCCGCGCGCGCGGCGCGCAAGGTGGGCGCTCGTGGCGGCACCGACATCACCGGCTTCGGCTTGCTGGGTCACGCGCTGGAGATGGCCAACGGCGCCGGCGTCGGCTTTCGCTTCTCGTGGAACGCGCTGCCCTTCCTGCCCGGCGCGCTGGAATACGGCCAGGATTGGGTGTTCCCTGGCGGCGCAGCAACCAATGAAGCGACTTACCGCCATCAGGTGCAGTTCGATCCCGCGTTGGAAAGCTGGCAACGTATGATGATCTTCGACCCGGAGACCAGCGGCGGCCTGCTCATCGCTGTTGCCGCGTCGAAGGCCGATGCGCTGGTGCACGAGCTCCAGGCCGATGGCGACGAAGCCTTCATCATCGGTGAGGTGGTCGAGGGCAGCGGTATCCTCGTGACGAGGTGA
- the phnD gene encoding putative selenate ABC transporter substrate-binding protein, with protein sequence MFRSSKTFVAIALCAAVALAACAAPPVAGPAAQSQAPAVPFVISAIPDQDPEKLNRLYGTVSDYLKAQLGVDVVYRPVTDYAAVVNAFRTGDVDMAWFGGLTGVQARLQVDGAQAIIQRDIDENFHSVFIANTAAGIQPFDDIGGLTVLKGRTFTFGSESSTSGRLMPQFFMRKAGVLLSDLKGEPGFSGSHDKTIKLVEAGSYEAGALNEQVWNARVAAGEVDTNKVIVIWRTPAYYDYHWVVRPDVEQKFGPGFIARVKQAFLALDAANPAHKEILDLFGAQKFIETKNENYADIEAVAREIGKIK encoded by the coding sequence ATGTTTCGATCTTCAAAAACGTTTGTCGCCATCGCTTTGTGCGCGGCGGTCGCGCTTGCGGCCTGTGCCGCGCCGCCCGTCGCCGGTCCGGCGGCTCAATCCCAGGCGCCCGCAGTCCCCTTCGTCATTTCGGCCATTCCCGACCAAGACCCGGAGAAGCTCAATCGCCTGTATGGCACGGTCTCGGACTACTTGAAGGCGCAACTCGGCGTTGACGTAGTTTATAGGCCGGTGACGGATTACGCGGCGGTCGTCAACGCCTTCCGCACCGGCGACGTGGATATGGCTTGGTTCGGCGGCCTGACCGGCGTGCAGGCGCGTCTGCAGGTGGACGGCGCGCAGGCCATCATCCAGCGCGACATAGATGAGAACTTCCACAGCGTGTTCATCGCCAACACCGCCGCCGGCATCCAGCCGTTCGACGACATCGGCGGGTTGACCGTGCTGAAGGGTCGCACGTTCACCTTCGGCAGCGAGTCATCCACCTCCGGCCGGCTGATGCCGCAGTTCTTCATGCGCAAGGCCGGCGTGCTGCTGTCCGATCTGAAGGGTGAGCCGGGCTTCTCCGGCTCGCACGATAAGACGATCAAGCTGGTGGAGGCCGGCAGCTACGAGGCCGGCGCGCTGAACGAACAGGTGTGGAACGCCCGCGTCGCCGCCGGCGAGGTGGACACCAACAAGGTCATCGTCATCTGGCGCACGCCGGCGTATTACGACTATCACTGGGTGGTGCGGCCGGACGTGGAGCAAAAATTCGGCCCAGGCTTCATCGCGCGGGTCAAGCAGGCCTTCCTCGCCTTGGATGCCGCGAATCCGGCGCACAAAGAGATCTTAGACCTCTTCGGCGCGCAGAAGTTCATCGAGACGAAGAACGAAAACTACGCCGACATCGAGGCAGTCGCCCGCGAAATCGGGAAGATCAAATAG